In a genomic window of Sulfurimonas denitrificans DSM 1251:
- the nadD gene encoding nicotinate (nicotinamide) nucleotide adenylyltransferase → MDTIALFGGSFDPPHIGHEAIIEALKKFKDIDKIIIMPTFLNPFKSNFYAPSSLRVKWLREIFKEEKRVEVSDYEVLQNRQVPTIETAKHLLESYKKIYLVIGADNLAKLRDWNSYDELKELVTFVVATRDDIEIPDEFIMLSVDEKISSTQLRENIQLSKLPKKCAKEIYDFYKEEHCKTE, encoded by the coding sequence ATGGATACAATCGCACTTTTTGGTGGCTCATTCGACCCACCGCATATCGGTCATGAGGCTATTATAGAGGCTTTAAAGAAATTTAAAGATATTGATAAAATTATAATAATGCCGACGTTTTTAAATCCTTTTAAATCAAATTTTTACGCTCCTTCTTCACTTAGAGTGAAATGGCTCAGAGAAATTTTTAAAGAGGAGAAGAGAGTTGAAGTATCAGATTATGAAGTTTTACAAAATAGACAAGTTCCAACCATAGAGACAGCAAAACACCTCTTAGAGAGTTATAAAAAAATATATCTTGTAATAGGTGCTGATAATCTTGCTAAACTTAGGGATTGGAATAGTTACGATGAGCTAAAAGAGCTTGTTACTTTTGTAGTAGCCACAAGAGATGATATAGAGATTCCAGATGAGTTTATAATGCTAAGCGTTGATGAAAAAATATCATCAACGCAGCTAAGAGAGAATATACAACTCTCAAAACTGCCAAAGAAGTGTGCAAAAGAGATATATGATTTTTATAAGGAAGAGCATTGCAAAACAGAATAG
- the gap gene encoding type I glyceraldehyde-3-phosphate dehydrogenase, which yields MALKIAINGFGRIGRCVARIAATRDDVEIVAINDMASMDMMLYLLKNDSVHGTFKSEVVQVDEDNITIDGKKIRVFSDRDPKNLKFAECGADMVLECTGVFLSQKDAQIHINNGIKKVLFSAPAKDDTPTFVIGVNEHLYKGESIVSNASCTTNCLGPIAKVLDDAFGIEKGLMTTIHSYTNDQNILDVKHSKDKRRARAGAINMIPTTTGAAKAIGLVLPQLKGKLHGQSVRVPTPNVSMVDLNVIVKKKTTIQEVTAVFNKAAEGSLRGIILMDKEMRVSQDFVGCEYSAIVAEDLTQVIDGDMVKIMAWYDNEWGYSTRLLDMALHISK from the coding sequence ATGGCACTAAAAATAGCAATTAACGGATTTGGTAGAATCGGTCGCTGTGTGGCTCGAATTGCCGCAACAAGAGATGATGTAGAGATAGTTGCAATAAATGACATGGCAAGCATGGATATGATGCTTTATCTTCTTAAGAACGACTCTGTTCATGGAACATTTAAGAGTGAAGTAGTGCAGGTTGATGAAGATAACATCACTATTGATGGTAAAAAAATCAGAGTTTTTAGTGATCGTGATCCAAAAAATCTTAAATTTGCTGAGTGTGGTGCAGATATGGTTTTAGAGTGTACAGGTGTATTTTTAAGTCAAAAAGATGCTCAAATTCATATCAATAATGGAATTAAAAAAGTTCTGTTTTCTGCTCCAGCAAAAGATGACACACCAACATTTGTAATAGGTGTAAATGAACATCTTTATAAAGGCGAGAGCATTGTTTCAAATGCTTCATGTACTACAAACTGTTTAGGACCAATAGCAAAAGTATTAGATGATGCTTTTGGAATAGAAAAAGGTCTTATGACAACCATCCACTCATATACAAATGATCAAAATATCTTAGATGTAAAACACTCAAAAGATAAGCGCAGAGCACGTGCTGGAGCTATAAATATGATACCTACTACGACAGGTGCAGCAAAGGCTATTGGACTGGTTCTTCCACAACTCAAAGGCAAACTTCACGGGCAAAGCGTTCGTGTTCCAACTCCTAACGTCTCTATGGTTGATTTAAACGTAATCGTAAAGAAAAAAACGACAATACAAGAAGTTACTGCTGTATTTAACAAAGCTGCAGAGGGCTCTTTGAGAGGAATAATCTTAATGGATAAAGAGATGAGAGTATCTCAAGATTTTGTTGGATGCGAATATAGCGCTATTGTCGCAGAGGATTTAACTCAGGTAATAGATGGCGATATGGTAAAAATTATGGCTTGGTATGACAATGAGTGGGGGTACTCTACAAGACTCTTAGACATGGCACTACACATTAGCAAATAG
- the rsfS gene encoding ribosome silencing factor — protein sequence MQNRIEKITDVLDKNKAENIEVFDLREKNYFVDYAIIASSLGSRHTSALLDHLKNELKPAEKFNAVDESSDWIVVDLGDVLIHIMTPEYRVKYDMESFLASLSNGKEGMPL from the coding sequence TTGCAAAACAGAATAGAGAAAATAACAGACGTTTTAGATAAAAATAAAGCAGAAAATATAGAGGTTTTTGATTTAAGAGAGAAAAACTACTTTGTAGATTATGCGATTATAGCATCATCTCTTGGTTCAAGACATACATCAGCTCTTTTGGATCATCTCAAAAATGAGCTAAAACCAGCAGAAAAATTTAATGCAGTTGATGAGAGTAGTGATTGGATTGTTGTGGATTTAGGCGATGTTCTCATACACATCATGACACCTGAATACAGAGTAAAATATGATATGGAGAGCTTTTTAGCATCTCTTTCTAATGGCAAAGAGGGTATGCCTCTTTAA
- the mltF gene encoding membrane-bound lytic murein transglycosylase MltF, with product MKRGSVALFAISFFAFGWMTHALYNDAYKMIKESTLKKIKKSGALNVVLLNAPSTYYIGSDGPKGFEYDLLESYANHLGVKLNITTANTIKEALELSKNPDIHITSASLTKTPEREKEFNFGPSYFEAQEQVVCNKSLLLDGRFPSDADSLSGLRVVVGDSTSYSETIESLKKEGFDINATYTAEYSTEELISQVDTHEIDCTIIDSNIYALNQRYFKNIVLAFDISNRRQQAWILTPDSKMLKNDMYSWLNTVNQSGEMARLKDHYYSYVLFFDYYDTVMFYKRIKTRLPKYESYFKEAAVKYEIPYSALAALSYQESHWNPNAVSYTGVRGLMMLTQDTASMLGVKNRIDPQESIFGGAKHLDQMIKSVHADVTGEDRLKFALAAYNVGLGHVADAQKLAQQLGLNQNSWADLKKVLPMLSQKKYYRTLKHGYARGNEAVKYVDAIYDYRDILQKNDVEVSLTTK from the coding sequence ATGAAGAGAGGATCTGTTGCACTTTTTGCAATAAGTTTCTTTGCATTTGGCTGGATGACACATGCGCTTTACAATGACGCATACAAGATGATAAAAGAGAGCACTTTAAAGAAGATTAAAAAAAGTGGAGCTCTTAATGTAGTACTTCTTAATGCGCCATCAACTTACTATATTGGCTCAGATGGACCAAAAGGCTTTGAGTACGATTTACTTGAATCATACGCAAATCACTTAGGTGTAAAGCTAAATATAACCACAGCAAATACTATAAAAGAAGCGCTAGAGCTTAGTAAAAATCCAGATATTCATATAACATCCGCATCTTTGACAAAAACACCAGAGAGAGAAAAAGAGTTTAACTTTGGTCCATCATATTTTGAAGCCCAAGAACAGGTAGTCTGCAATAAATCACTGCTCTTAGATGGAAGATTTCCAAGTGATGCAGATAGCCTCTCAGGCTTAAGAGTAGTTGTAGGCGATAGCACTAGTTATAGCGAGACTATTGAGAGTTTGAAAAAAGAGGGATTTGATATTAATGCTACATATACAGCCGAATATTCAACTGAAGAGCTCATCTCGCAAGTAGATACGCATGAGATAGACTGCACAATAATAGACTCAAACATATATGCGTTGAATCAGCGCTATTTTAAAAATATTGTACTTGCTTTTGATATAAGCAACAGAAGACAACAAGCGTGGATTTTAACCCCAGATTCTAAGATGTTAAAAAATGACATGTACTCTTGGTTAAATACGGTAAATCAAAGCGGAGAGATGGCAAGGCTTAAAGATCACTACTACAGTTATGTCCTCTTTTTTGATTACTATGACACTGTTATGTTTTACAAAAGAATTAAAACAAGATTGCCAAAATATGAGAGTTATTTTAAAGAGGCGGCTGTTAAATATGAAATTCCCTACTCAGCACTAGCGGCACTCTCTTATCAAGAGTCTCACTGGAATCCAAACGCAGTAAGCTATACAGGTGTTAGAGGATTGATGATGCTAACACAAGATACAGCATCTATGCTAGGAGTCAAAAATAGAATTGATCCACAGGAGAGTATTTTTGGTGGAGCAAAACATCTAGATCAGATGATAAAAAGCGTTCATGCTGATGTGACGGGAGAAGATCGCCTTAAATTTGCTCTTGCTGCTTATAATGTTGGATTGGGGCACGTAGCTGATGCTCAAAAACTGGCGCAGCAACTAGGATTAAACCAAAATAGCTGGGCAGATTTGAAAAAAGTTTTACCAATGCTTTCGCAGAAAAAATATTATAGAACCCTTAAACATGGCTATGCAAGAGGAAACGAAGCTGTTAAATATGTAGATGCAATTTACGATTATAGGGATATTTTACAAAAAAATGATGTTGAGGTGTCTTTAACAACAAAGTAA